Within the Desulfobulbaceae bacterium genome, the region TCGTAAGGCCTGATTGTTAAGGGTCAAGACATGGGCTAAAGACTCTATTAAGAACGACGTATAGGGTGGGGCTAGGTTGTGCTGCGCTGAACTTCGGCGCTTACACCTACTTTGCCGTAGTTGCTGGCGCCACATTCATTTTTGCCAAGATCCATGGCGTCGGCCTCCTCTGGGCTGACTTTGAGCCAGCCGCCATTGACTCTACGGATTTCAGTATACACTCCGGGTTGGGGTCGCATGTTGTCCTGGATAAATTCGGCAAATTTCTTTTCGTTCGGGAGCCTGAAGGCAATGATGTTTTCCTTCAATGCCCCCAGCTTTGCTGCAAAGACATGGGAACTATTGGCTTCGCTCCAGCTGGTGTAGTGGCCGGGCAGAACAATTATCTCATCGCTTAAGGTGCGCATGCGCAGCATGAGCGTGAGGTAGAGTTCCCGAGCCCACTCTTGCCATTTGCCACCAAGATCCGGCCGTCCTGCCGTGTTGATGAAGATGGTGTCGCCGCTTAAGAGGTATTTGTTGTCAATGAGAAAACATGTGCTGCCCAAGGTGTGGCCTGGGGTGTGCAGCGCAACCACTTCAGGTCCTTTTTGGCTGAAAGTATAGGCCTTGCCAGGGATAATCGGCTCATAGGGGAAGGCAGCTCCCTCAAAATCCAGGCTGTTGACGATGGCGGTGCAGCCTTTTTCTTGAGCAAGTTGTGGGCTGCCTGAGATGTAATCGGCCTGACGGTGGGTTTCGAAGGTCTTGATTATCTTGGCGCCATGCTCTTTGGCTACTCGAATGTATTCATCGATATTGCGCGATGGATCAAAAACCATAGCCTCTTTTTGAAAGATGAGCATGTAGCTGCAGGATGCCTTGCCAGGTCGAATAAACTGGTAGAGTATGTGCTCGTCCCCTTCACTGCTTATTCTCTTGGTGGCGAGGACATTGCCCCAGCCGACAATCCCTTGTTTGAGGTAGCCGACATCGCTAAAACCGTTCTGGCAGAGGAGGTCGGCAACATATTTGGCTGAGCCCTCTTTCGCGCAAACAATTCGCACTTTTTGCCCCTGAGGGACGCGATTTACACTACCCTGCACATCCTCCATGAAATTGAAGTAGGGGATATTGATATAGGGAAAAAATTCAGGTCCTTCCACGCTCCAGTTGTCAAAATCTCTTTCGTTGCGCACATCAAGCAGGATGAAATCCGGTTTTTTACTGATCCAATCAAAAAGTTCGTTAGCGGTGTAAAGAAAAGGCATTTTCATGTTCATGTTTCCTCCTTGTATTAAAACTGACTAGCTGATTAGTAATTATTACAAAATAAGTAGCGAATGTACAGCGACTTTGATTACTGTACTCGGGATGGTCGTTTTTTTAGCATCACTTTTGGGTTTTTGCTAAAATAATGGACCTCGATTGGGCAATGTCCTTGTTTTGGCATGAGCAGGAACCATGATCTTGTCGCTTTAAGCAAAATTCGGGCGACTGAGTTCGTATTTTCTGATCTTGTATCCCATCTGTCTTGGGGTGAGTCCTAGATCACGCGCCGCTCGTGCCTGGACCCAACCGTTCCTCTTGAGTGCCGCTTCTATTTCACCTCGTTCTATTTCATCCAGGGAAGGCCGATGAGTATTCACTGCTGGCGGTGGCGGGATCGCGGGATTGCTCCGTGGTTCGCTTACTTCAGGCTCAGCCACCACGAAGGTGGGCAGATCGGTCAGGAGTACCAGGTCTCTGTCTGTCATGATAACCAGACGTTCAATCAGATTTTGCATTTCACGGACATTGCCGGGCCACTGGTATTGAGCCAAATAATCCATTACCTCACGAGAGAGACGCACATTTTTTTGGTTGATGTTGTTGCTGATGGCCAAAAAATGATCGATGAGGAGCGGGATATCCTCGATTCGTTCCCGAAGGGGCGGAAGGATGATCGGCACTACGTTGAGTCTGTAATAGAGATCGGCGCGAAATCTTCCTTTTGCTACGGCCGTAGCGAGGCTGCGGTTAGTGGCGGCAATAATTCGGACATCTACGCTGATGGTCGTGGTGCCGCCGAGGCGCTCAAACTGCTGTTCCTGAAGGACTCGCAGAAGTTTGGCTTGGAGTTCCAAGGGGAGTTCGCCGATTTCGTCTAAGAATAGGGTGCCGGTGTCTGCCAATTCGAAACGGCCTTTTTTGCGGGCCAAGGCGCTGGTGAAGGCCCCCTTCTCATGGCCCAGCAGTTCGCTTTCGAGCAAATTTTCCGGCAGGGCTGCGCAGTTAACTGTCAGGAACGGGTTGTTGTTTCTTCTGCTCGCTTGGTGAACGGCGCGGGCTACCAGCTCCTTGCCTGTGCCGGATTCACCAAGGAGAAGGACAGTGGCGCTGGAAGGCGAGACCTTGGTGATGGACGAGAAGACTTCGAGCATCACTTTGCTTTGACCTAAGATATTGTGCTGGCTGAACATCGGGGTAAGTTGGGCCTTGAGAGAACGGTTCTCTTCTCGCAGATGGGCCTCTTTTTTTCGAATTTCTTTATTCAGGACCAGGAATTGCGCAATCAGGGTGGCGACCACGGTCAGAAATCGAATGTCTTCTTCGAATGGAATTTCAAGCCCGAATAATCGGTCTACTGTCAACACTCCAACCGGTTCGCCAGTAATTAGTACTGGTACTCCCAAAAATGAAAGTGCCTCCTTGTTGATATTCCGTGATCGAGTTTTGTTAAGAAACAACGGTTCGCTGTGAATATCAGGAACGACGAAGGGGGCGCGGCTGGCGAATATCTTGCCGGTGATTCCCTCGTCAAGACGGTATACCCCCCGCTTTTTCTCCTCATTGCTGAGACCGTACGACGCCTTGATCGAAAGGTGTTGGCAGCTCTCGTCAAGCACTAACAGTGTTGCTCTCTCCATGCGCAGGATATCGTGTAGGACCTTAAGGACTGAAGTAAGTGTTTTGTCCAGATTGTGTGCCGATCCTATCAGTTGGGCTATTTCATGAAGTGCCGTTAGTTCGATTACTTCTGTGCATCCCTGGGTCAAGGGCTTGATGTCGCGTGTCGTTGTCTGTGGCGTCATGGGGGGTCCTTTGGGTATTGTTTTGTGATTTAAATCTATATTGCAAAAATCAATCCTTATCTTAAAGAATCATTTTATAGTAATAATATTAATATGTTAACAAAACACATGGTGTTGGATCTATTATATAATATTTACATTATTGTTATTTATTAAATTAGTGTCATTCGAATGTGTAACAATGTCTCGTTGCGACTCTTTGGTGTGTTTGCGACAAAATTGTCGTAATGAGACATTGTTACGACAGATACAATTGATGTGGAGTGAAGCATTTAACATACTGAAATTGTTTAAAATAAAAAATTATTATTTATTGGCACGCCCCTTGCCCTTAGCTTTAGTCAAATGATGTGAGATGTTCATAGTGCGATGAGAGATGAGTCCTCTCATTTTCTTATCGCTTGGATGAATTAACGTAAACAATAGAGGTAAGGGAGGAACACCATGAGGAAAGTAGCAATTTACGGTAAGGGCGGAATCGGCAAGTCAACCACTACTCAGAATACGGTGGCAGGGTTGAGTGAGATGGGGCGCAAGGTCATGGTCGTCGGCTGTGACCCCAAGGCAGATTCAACGCGTCTGCTGCTGGGGGGGATGGCCCAGAAATCGGTACTTGATACCTTGCGTGAGGAAGGTGAGGATGTGGAACTTGAAAATATCCGCAAGGCTGGTTATGGCGGGACCTGGTGTGTCGAGTCGGGTGGACCCGAGCCGGGGGTGGGGTGTGCTGGCCGCGGTATCATCACCTCTATCAATATGCTCGAGTCGTTAGGGGCCTATGAGGAGAGCGAAGGGCTTGACTACGCATTTTACGATGTACTTGGCGACGTTGTTTGTGGTGGGTTCGCTATGCCGATTCGTGATGGCAAGGCGGAAGAGATCTACATCGTCTGTTCAGGTGAGATGATGGCCATGTACGCGGCCAACAACATCAGCAAAGGTATCATGAAATTTGCTCAGTCCGGCGCGGTTCGGCTTGGAGGTTTGATCTGTAACTCTCGTAACGTTGATAACGAAAAGGAGATGATTCAGGAGTTCGCCAAAAAACTTGGCACCCAGATGATCTACTTCGTCCCCCGTGACAATGATGTCCAGCGGGCTGAAATTAATCGAAAGACAGTCATTGAGTGGAATCCGGAAGTTGCTCAGGCAGACCAGTATCGAGGATTGGCCAAGGCTATTGACGAAAATACCATGTTCGTCGTTCCGACTCCTCTGGAAATTGAGGAACTTGAAAAGCTGCTCATGGATTTTGGTCTCATGAACTGATGGCGAAAGTAGCTGGGACGACCGGCACTAAGGATTAATAACGATCCGAATTCTTTTATGTCCCAGCTGGAGGCGAAAATCGAAAGTTTTCTAACTTCTAAATACTTTCAATTTAGATATTGTTTTGATTTTACAAAATAAATTCGTAGGAGAAAACCATGTTGACCATGATTAGAGCCATTGTCAGACTGGAAAAAGCAGATAAAGTCCTTGCATCCTTAATGGAGGCAGGATTCCCGGCTGTAACCAAATATTCGGTAGCTGGCCGCGGTAAGCAACGCGGCATCAAGATAGGCGAGGTTACCTATGATGAGATTCCCAAGGTCATGCTGTTGAGCGTGATCAATACCGAAGACAAAGATTTTTTCATTGATACGGTGATGAAAACTGCTCGGTCTGCCGGGAAAGGAGCGTTTGGCGACGGGAAGATCTTCATTTCCGAGGTGGAGGAGTCATACACCATCAGTTCCGGGGTCAAGGAGACCGCCTATGCAGCGGAGGGGGTGGCGTCATGAAAGAGGTCATCGCCATCGTTCGCATCAATATGATGAACCAGACCAAACAGGCCTTGACCGACTGCGGTATCGATGCATTTTTCGCTCATGAAGCCCATGGCCGAGGCAAGGGGTTTGCTAATCCCCAGGTTCTGGAGGGGGCTCAGAAGGGTTACGAGGAGGCGGCGTCTCTACTTGGCGGCAAAGGCCAGCTCTATCCAAAGCGGATGGTAACAGCGGTGGTTGCCGACAAAAAGGTGAAGGAGGTAGTTGCCGCGATTATCGAGGCCAATAAAACCGGCAAGCCGGGTGATGGCAAGATCTTTGTCGTGCCGCTTAAAGATGCGATTCGGGTCAGAACCGGAGAAAAGGGCGCTAAGTCGATATCGTAAACCAAAAAGGGACGAATTCCATTTAAGGAGAATTATATGGCTACAGCAATGAAAAAAAAGCTGGTGCAGTGGGACCCGGTCGATGTCAAGGCTCAGCTCCTTGAGAAGTACCCGGCCAAGGTCGCCAGGAAACGCGCCAAGCAGATCATGATCAACGAGGCGCTGTCAAACTCAACGCCGGAGATTTCTGCCAACGTGCGGACCACTCCCGGTATCATTTCCATGCGCGGTTGTACCTATGCCGGCTGCAAAGGCGTTATCATGGGGCCGACCCGAGATATCGTCAATTTGGTCCACGGTCCGATCGGCTGTTCATTTTACGCTTGGTTGACTCGCCGGAACCAGACCGACGCCGGTATTGATGGCGAGAATTATATGAACTACTGCTTTAGCACCGATATGCAGGACTCTGACATCATCTTTGGTGGGGAGAAGAAGCTGGAAGCAGCTATTCAGGAGGCGTATGACCTGTTTCATCCTCGCTCAATAGCTGTTTTCGCCACCTGTCCGGTGGGGTTGATAGGTGATGATATTCACACCGTGTCCAAGAGAATGAAGGAGAAGTTCGGCGACTGTAATGTTTATGCTTTCAGTTGTGAAGGATATAAGGGGGTCTCTCAGTCTGCCGGTCATCATATCGCCAATAATCAGGTCTTCCGTCATATCATCGGAGAGAATGATGTGCCAAAAGAGGGAAAATACAAAATCAACCTGTTGGGTGAGTACAATATCGGCGGCGACGGTTTTGAGATTGATCGAATTTTTAAAAAGTGCGGGATCACCAATATCGCTACTTTCTCCGGCAATTCGACTTACGATCAGTTCGCCTCTGCTCATCAGGCCGACTTGAACGCGGTCATGTGCCATCGTTCCATCAATTATGTGGCCGATATGCTGGAGACCAAGTTCGGCATCCCGTGGGTCAAAGTGAACTTCATCGGCGCTAATGCCACGGCCAAGTCGCTGCGGAAGATTGCAGAGTACTTTGGCGATCAGGAGTTGATCGACACGGTTGACGCGGTCATTGCCGAGGAGATGCCTGAGGTGGAGTCGGCGCTTAAAGAGGTGCTGCCGCGGACCGAAGGCAAGACCGCCATGATGTTCCTTGGTGGTTCCCGAGCCCATCACTATCAAGAGCTGTTTAATGAGATGGGGATGAAGACCATCTCTGCCGGTTACGAATTTGCCCATCGTGATGACTATGAGGGGCGTCAGGTGATCCCGAACCTTGAGGTTGATGCCGACAGCCGTAATATTGAAGAGATTCATGTCGAGGCCGATCCCACGCGTTTCAAACCGCGCAAGACCGAGGCGGAAATCGAGAGGCTTACGAAGGATGGGTATCAGTTTAAGCACTATGATGGTCTGATCCCTGATATGGAGAAGAATACCCTGATCATCGATGACCTCAATCAGTATGAGGCCGAACAGTTGGTGGAGTTGATGAAGCCGGATATTTTTTGCGCCGGGATTAAGGAAAAGTACTCCATTCAGAAGCTGGGCGTGCCCATGAAGCAGCTTCACTCCTATGACTCGGGCGGTCCGTACGCCGGATTCAAGGGTGCAGTCAACTTCTACCATGAAATCGATCGCTTGGTGAATAGCAAGGTTTGGAGCTACATGAAGGCCCCGTGGCAGGAGAATCCGCAACTCTCTGCGACGTATCAGTGGGAGTAGCCCTTCGGCTCCGCTCAGGGACCACCCTTCGGCTCTGCTTAAGGACCGGAACGTAGGGTGGGCATCGCCCACCCTATATACTTAATTGGTAATTCAATAACGAGGATTCAGTCATGTTATTACGACATACACCGCAAGAAATAACCGAGCGCTCGGCCTTGACCATCAATCCGGCCAAGACCTGCCAGCCTATCGGGGCCATGTATGCTGCGCTGGGCATCCACGGTTGCCTGCCACACAGCCATGGATCTCAGGGTTGTTGTGCGTATCATCGGAGCACCTTGACCCGGCACTATAAGGAACCCATCTCTGCTGCTACCAGTTCCTTCACTGAAGGGGCCTCGGTGTTCGGCGGCCAGGCCAATATGCTTCAGGCCATCGACAATATCTTTCATGTCTTTGACCCGTAGGTGATCGCCATCCACACCACCTGTCTCTCCGAGACCATCGGCGATGATCTTAAGCAGATCAAGACCAAGGCGGAGAAGGAGGGCAAGGTGCCGGCAGGAAAGACCATTATCGGCGCCAATACCCCGAGTTATGTTGGCTCTCACGTTACCGGGTTCTCTAACATGGTCAAGTCAATGGCCATGTTGGCCGAGCCGGGTGGCAAGAAGAACGGCAAAATCAACATCATCCCCGGCTGGGTA harbors:
- a CDS encoding MBL fold metallo-hydrolase, with the protein product MNMKMPFLYTANELFDWISKKPDFILLDVRNERDFDNWSVEGPEFFPYINIPYFNFMEDVQGSVNRVPQGQKVRIVCAKEGSAKYVADLLCQNGFSDVGYLKQGIVGWGNVLATKRISSEGDEHILYQFIRPGKASCSYMLIFQKEAMVFDPSRNIDEYIRVAKEHGAKIIKTFETHRQADYISGSPQLAQEKGCTAIVNSLDFEGAAFPYEPIIPGKAYTFSQKGPEVVALHTPGHTLGSTCFLIDNKYLLSGDTIFINTAGRPDLGGKWQEWARELYLTLMLRMRTLSDEIIVLPGHYTSWSEANSSHVFAAKLGALKENIIAFRLPNEKKFAEFIQDNMRPQPGVYTEIRRVNGGWLKVSPEEADAMDLGKNECGASNYGKVGVSAEVQRSTT
- the nifA gene encoding nif-specific transcriptional activator NifA, coding for MTPQTTTRDIKPLTQGCTEVIELTALHEIAQLIGSAHNLDKTLTSVLKVLHDILRMERATLLVLDESCQHLSIKASYGLSNEEKKRGVYRLDEGITGKIFASRAPFVVPDIHSEPLFLNKTRSRNINKEALSFLGVPVLITGEPVGVLTVDRLFGLEIPFEEDIRFLTVVATLIAQFLVLNKEIRKKEAHLREENRSLKAQLTPMFSQHNILGQSKVMLEVFSSITKVSPSSATVLLLGESGTGKELVARAVHQASRRNNNPFLTVNCAALPENLLESELLGHEKGAFTSALARKKGRFELADTGTLFLDEIGELPLELQAKLLRVLQEQQFERLGGTTTISVDVRIIAATNRSLATAVAKGRFRADLYYRLNVVPIILPPLRERIEDIPLLIDHFLAISNNINQKNVRLSREVMDYLAQYQWPGNVREMQNLIERLVIMTDRDLVLLTDLPTFVVAEPEVSEPRSNPAIPPPPAVNTHRPSLDEIERGEIEAALKRNGWVQARAARDLGLTPRQMGYKIRKYELSRPNFA
- the nifH gene encoding nitrogenase iron protein is translated as MRKVAIYGKGGIGKSTTTQNTVAGLSEMGRKVMVVGCDPKADSTRLLLGGMAQKSVLDTLREEGEDVELENIRKAGYGGTWCVESGGPEPGVGCAGRGIITSINMLESLGAYEESEGLDYAFYDVLGDVVCGGFAMPIRDGKAEEIYIVCSGEMMAMYAANNISKGIMKFAQSGAVRLGGLICNSRNVDNEKEMIQEFAKKLGTQMIYFVPRDNDVQRAEINRKTVIEWNPEVAQADQYRGLAKAIDENTMFVVPTPLEIEELEKLLMDFGLMN
- a CDS encoding P-II family nitrogen regulator; translation: MLTMIRAIVRLEKADKVLASLMEAGFPAVTKYSVAGRGKQRGIKIGEVTYDEIPKVMLLSVINTEDKDFFIDTVMKTARSAGKGAFGDGKIFISEVEESYTISSGVKETAYAAEGVAS
- a CDS encoding P-II family nitrogen regulator — its product is MKEVIAIVRINMMNQTKQALTDCGIDAFFAHEAHGRGKGFANPQVLEGAQKGYEEAASLLGGKGQLYPKRMVTAVVADKKVKEVVAAIIEANKTGKPGDGKIFVVPLKDAIRVRTGEKGAKSIS
- the nifD gene encoding nitrogenase molybdenum-iron protein alpha chain yields the protein MATAMKKKLVQWDPVDVKAQLLEKYPAKVARKRAKQIMINEALSNSTPEISANVRTTPGIISMRGCTYAGCKGVIMGPTRDIVNLVHGPIGCSFYAWLTRRNQTDAGIDGENYMNYCFSTDMQDSDIIFGGEKKLEAAIQEAYDLFHPRSIAVFATCPVGLIGDDIHTVSKRMKEKFGDCNVYAFSCEGYKGVSQSAGHHIANNQVFRHIIGENDVPKEGKYKINLLGEYNIGGDGFEIDRIFKKCGITNIATFSGNSTYDQFASAHQADLNAVMCHRSINYVADMLETKFGIPWVKVNFIGANATAKSLRKIAEYFGDQELIDTVDAVIAEEMPEVESALKEVLPRTEGKTAMMFLGGSRAHHYQELFNEMGMKTISAGYEFAHRDDYEGRQVIPNLEVDADSRNIEEIHVEADPTRFKPRKTEAEIERLTKDGYQFKHYDGLIPDMEKNTLIIDDLNQYEAEQLVELMKPDIFCAGIKEKYSIQKLGVPMKQLHSYDSGGPYAGFKGAVNFYHEIDRLVNSKVWSYMKAPWQENPQLSATYQWE